The region AATCAGGTCGCAATTAATAGGTTTGGTGCGAGTGGTCACTCTATGGGTGGCGGAGCGAGCATATTGGCAGCATCGCAAGACACGAGGATCAAGGCTCTTGCGAATCTCGCAGCAGCCGAAACTAACCCTTCAGCAACTGCTGCAATGCCCGCCATTGCTGCCCCTTTGATGCTTATCTCGGGCGGTGCCGATACGATCGTCCCGGTTTCTTCAAACGGGCAGTTGATGTATAACGCTGCAGGTACCGCGAAGATATTGCCGATAATTCAAGGCGGCTGGCATTGCGGATTTCAGGATGCGAATGGGTTCGGCTGTGATTCAGGAACTATACCTCGAGAGCATCAGCTCAGAGAGTCGCGACGTTTACTTACGGCGTTTTTTAATCTGTATCTGGTGCGAACTGAAATAAACTGGAAGCAGGTTTGGGGTTCCGAATTGCAAAACAGCTTGGTCAGTTCTCAGTCGAATTCAGGAATTGAAATGTCTCCGACGTCGCAGACCGTTGCCGTCTTGAACGGCGCTGAGACTGCATTTTCCATCAGCATTACGAATCGCGGAAGTGTACCCGAAAGCTATCTTATCCTCGTTGACCAACAGCGGGTTTGGGACTTAGACATCAATCCGGAGCAAACGATCTTGCTCCAACCCAATCAGTCAAAAACAATTACATTCGTTCCGCGCCGGTTGCGATACAGCCCTCAGTTGAACACTATGCTGTTGATATCGACGCGAAAGGTTTCGGACGGACTTACTAGGAGTTTTGTAAACGTGACACTGCAGCAAGTAACTCCTGAAACAGCAAAGAGATATTCGGATGAGAACTGTGTGAAGAGGCAAACTGCGTCGCAGATATTACTAAGGAATAGAGGATCAAAATGTTATGACAAGTAAGAGTATAGTGCTCTTGGTCGGAACGGCGAAAGGGCTGTTCATTTTGTGCCGCAGCGTTAATGGTCAATGGAAATTGGATGGGCCACATTTCCCTGGTCTCGCCGTTTATGCCGCCTTTTTGGATCAGCGTAACGGCCGAAATGAAATGTGGGCGGCACCGGCAAGCTGGCATTTCGGCGCGGAATTGTGCAAAAGCACTGATATGGGCAAAACGTGGGACCAACCTGCAAAACGCCGTATCAAAATGCCCGCCAACACAAAGAAATCTCTCGAAAATATCTGGCAGATCGCGCCGGGTTCGAACAACGACACGCTTTATGTCGGAGCGGCGCCTGGTGCGTTGTTTGAATCGCATGATGCAGGCAAAACTTGGGCGTTGAACAAAGGCCTCTGGAATCATCCTCATCGCAAGAAATGGAATCCCGGATTTGGCGGCCTTTGTTTGCACACGATCGTCACAGATCCAAAAAATCCAAATGACATCAAGATCGCGGTCTCAACCGGCGGCGTTTATCAATCGGCTGACGGCGGCAAGTCGTGGAAATCGACCAACACCGGAGTTAGTGCATACTTTATGCCGGACAAGTATCCCGAATTCGGCCAGTGCGTCCACAAGATCGCTCGTCATCCGCGGAAAAAGAAAACGTTCTTTTTGCAGAATCACCACGGCGTTTACCGCAGTCGCGACGGAGCAACAACGTGGGAAGAAATCGAAACAGGTTTGCCGTCAAACTTTGGCTTTGGTCTGACGGTGAGCGAAGCAGGATCGGCGTTTATTGTGCCTCTGCAAAAGGACGCCGAGCGTTTTACTTGTGACGGCAAGCTCCGCGTTTATCGCACTCGTGACGAGGGAAATTCGTGGCAACCATTGACGAAAGGGCTGCCGCAAAAGAATGCCTACGAAGTGATCCTGCGCGACGCGGTCACATCCGTCGGCGACAACATTTTCTTCGGCACAAAAAACGGCAAACTTTTCGCCTCGTCAAACGACGGCGATTCATGGAAGATGATCGAAGGCTCACTGCCCGAGATCTGCTGCGTCAAGGCCTATACGATCTAATGTCCGTCACCGTCCATCTCAGCGGCCATCTGAAACCGTTCTCTGACGGAAAGGTGGAGGTAAACCTGCCTGGCGAATTTACAACTGTCGGTGACGCGCTCGATTCACTTTGGAAACAGCACATCGCTCTCCGTGACCGCGTTCTCAACGAGCAAGGCGAAATTCGTCAGCATGTAAATATTTTTGTTGGCAGCGAAGACATAAAGCGACTGAAAGGTTTGCAAACCTCGATCAAAACAAACGATTTACATATCTTTAATGCGGTGAGCGGAGGATAGAAAACGCTTTTTCTCTTGCGGGAATTATTTCTGTTGTGTTCGCGTGAAAAGGAGGAATAGGAGAATGTCAAAAACAGTAAAGAAGATCTTACAGTGGGCGGGGTTAGTTCTAGGTGTTCTTATCCTCATTGGCGTCGGCATCGGCATTTATGTGTGTAGTTTGATCCCAAAGCCGATCGGAGAAAAACCTCCTCTTCAATCGGAGCTATTCAATAAGCCGGAAACTGACCTTCCGGTGGCCGGTAAGTTTATCTACAAGTCTGCAACTGAGCTTGCGGCAATGATCAAGAACAAACAGGCGACGTCGCTCGAGATCGTCCAGGAACACATCAACTACATCAAGAACAAGAACTACCAGACAAATGCGTTTGTGTGGTTGTTCGAACAAGAAGCCCTTGACGCGGCAAGGAAAGCAGATGAAAAGGTTGCGCTCGGAGAGCAACTTGGATTACTTCACGGCGTCCCAGTAAGTATTAAGGAAGAATTTGCCATCAAAGGCAAGCCGCATACGGTCAATGCCGAGATGTTTCAAGGCTTTGTTGCGTCGAAAAACGCTGGCGTGGTTGATGCAATGCTCGGCGAGGGCGCCATCATCTTGGGTACGACTAATGTTCCTAGGATGCTCTTTGATGTGCAAACATTTGGCGAGATATATCCGACCGCTAACAACCCCTACGACCTTGAGCGAACACCGGCCGGCAGCACCGGCGGTGGTGCGGCATCGGTGGCTACAGGATCTTCTCCCATAACTGTGGGCGGTGATTTTGGCGGAAGTATCCGCATTCCGGCTGCTTTCTGTGGCCTCTACGGGCTCAAAACGACCGACGGCAGCATGCCCGGCCATGGGTCGTTTCCGGGTGAACCAGGCAACGCGAAGTATCGCCGAATGATGGTAGCCGGCCCGATCGCTCGCACCGTGGACGATATTGATATTGCGTGGAACGCGATGATGAACAAATGGCCTGAGCAAAAAGCCATGATGCTCGAGCCCAAGGCCGATCTGAAGGACTATAAGATCGCCTATCTCGACGAATGGAAATTTGGCAATGATAAGGTCCTCGTCAGCGAAGATATCAAGGACAAGCTGAAGAGTTTCACGGATACGCTTAGTTCTAAGACGGTTTCCGTAACCAATGACCAGCCGGCCGATTACGACAAGATGGTAGCGATGCATCGAATGCTGGCGATCTATACGATGTTTGAAAAAGTGCCTTGGTTATTTCGCCAGCTCGTCATCCGCGATTTCAAAAGTGCCGATAATCATCGCATAGATTTGTCAGAGGTCTATGACCGAATGTCCGACATCGACCCGGCAAAGTACGACGATATTCTAAAACGTCATGATGCTCTAAGAGATCAGATGGAATCTTTCTTCATTAAATACGATTTCCTGATACTGCCGGTCTCGACAACTGCTGCGATTAAACATAACCCAGAACACAATCCCATATCGGTTGATGGGACCGACGTAGATTACTGGGACAATTTCTTATATCCGGTGGTCTTCAATGCAACGGGCCATCCCGCATTAACGATACCGCTTGGGCTCAACCGTGAGGGTTTGCCGGTAGGAGTTCAGGTTGTTGGGCCAATGTACTCTGAAAAGCAACTTATTGCTTTCGCAAAACTCATCGAACCGCTGCATGACGGATTTGTGAGGCCTCAACCGAGATAGAGCCGAGAGAGGCGTTCAATAGAGCAGAAAAGGTCCTCTTGCATCGGCGAACCCGACCAAGCCTTTCTCCCAGCTCGCTTCGATCTCTTGTAAAACCAAGCCGGTTTCGATCTTCTTTCTAATGTTATCCGTGCCGCAGACGACATCAAACGGATTTTTGTCGAATTCATATTCGTAGTCATTTTGCCGCCATTTGAAATTGTCGGAATACATTTCGTAAATGGTTTTGACCATTGCGATACCAACGATTACGGGTGTGAACGCATTTCTGTCAGTGACGTGTATCTGCACACCGCCGCAGGTTTCGCCGGCGAATTCGCAAAACGTTGGGCGGAAATATGCCGGACGGAACGCAACTCCTTCAAATCCGAATTTACTCAATTCAGCGGCCCACGCGTAGCTGTCGATGAACGGGGCGCCGTTAAGATGAAACGGCAGAGTCGTTCCGCGGCCTTCGCTTAGTTCGGTTCCTTCGATGTGAACGGTCGCAGGAAAGACGATGCATGTATCGACGGTCGGAATATTCGGCGACGGAAGTATCCACGGCAAACCGGTTTCGTCGCCCCACATTTCGCGCGTCCATCCGTCCATCTCAATGACCTCAAGATTGCAGCCAATGCCAAAATGCTCGTTGAACATCTTCGCAAGCTCACCTATCGTCATACCATGCCGCGTCGGCAATTCAAATTGTCCGACGAACGATTTAAATTCATGCTCGGTAATGTTGCCTTCGACCGCGATCCCGTTGATCGGATTTGGCCTATCACAAACGACGACGCGTTTGCCAAATTTTGCAGCGGCGCGCATACAGTTCGCCATCGTGTAAATAAATGTGTAGATGCGGCAGCCGACATCCTGCAGATCGACAACGATCGTCTCAACGTCGCTCAGCATTTCTTCGGTTGGTTCGCGCACTTCGC is a window of Chloracidobacterium sp. DNA encoding:
- a CDS encoding dienelactone hydrolase family protein, which produces MNTFSYKEIFRASLILCLVFCSSVLVSAQGDSLSQPGRHKAGYRSVTVTRSNATTFTARLYYPATTSGQNTTYDGSGAPYPAITFGHGFFQAVSTYQSTLEHLATHGYFVIASNSESGLFPSHQNFANDLRTCLDYLTLENSSSTSALFNQVAINRFGASGHSMGGGASILAASQDTRIKALANLAAAETNPSATAAMPAIAAPLMLISGGADTIVPVSSNGQLMYNAAGTAKILPIIQGGWHCGFQDANGFGCDSGTIPREHQLRESRRLLTAFFNLYLVRTEINWKQVWGSELQNSLVSSQSNSGIEMSPTSQTVAVLNGAETAFSISITNRGSVPESYLILVDQQRVWDLDINPEQTILLQPNQSKTITFVPRRLRYSPQLNTMLLISTRKVSDGLTRSFVNVTLQQVTPETAKRYSDENCVKRQTASQILLRNRGSKCYDK
- a CDS encoding exo-alpha-sialidase, which gives rise to MTSKSIVLLVGTAKGLFILCRSVNGQWKLDGPHFPGLAVYAAFLDQRNGRNEMWAAPASWHFGAELCKSTDMGKTWDQPAKRRIKMPANTKKSLENIWQIAPGSNNDTLYVGAAPGALFESHDAGKTWALNKGLWNHPHRKKWNPGFGGLCLHTIVTDPKNPNDIKIAVSTGGVYQSADGGKSWKSTNTGVSAYFMPDKYPEFGQCVHKIARHPRKKKTFFLQNHHGVYRSRDGATTWEEIETGLPSNFGFGLTVSEAGSAFIVPLQKDAERFTCDGKLRVYRTRDEGNSWQPLTKGLPQKNAYEVILRDAVTSVGDNIFFGTKNGKLFASSNDGDSWKMIEGSLPEICCVKAYTI
- a CDS encoding MoaD/ThiS family protein, whose product is MSVTVHLSGHLKPFSDGKVEVNLPGEFTTVGDALDSLWKQHIALRDRVLNEQGEIRQHVNIFVGSEDIKRLKGLQTSIKTNDLHIFNAVSGG
- a CDS encoding amidase, translated to MSKTVKKILQWAGLVLGVLILIGVGIGIYVCSLIPKPIGEKPPLQSELFNKPETDLPVAGKFIYKSATELAAMIKNKQATSLEIVQEHINYIKNKNYQTNAFVWLFEQEALDAARKADEKVALGEQLGLLHGVPVSIKEEFAIKGKPHTVNAEMFQGFVASKNAGVVDAMLGEGAIILGTTNVPRMLFDVQTFGEIYPTANNPYDLERTPAGSTGGGAASVATGSSPITVGGDFGGSIRIPAAFCGLYGLKTTDGSMPGHGSFPGEPGNAKYRRMMVAGPIARTVDDIDIAWNAMMNKWPEQKAMMLEPKADLKDYKIAYLDEWKFGNDKVLVSEDIKDKLKSFTDTLSSKTVSVTNDQPADYDKMVAMHRMLAIYTMFEKVPWLFRQLVIRDFKSADNHRIDLSEVYDRMSDIDPAKYDDILKRHDALRDQMESFFIKYDFLILPVSTTAAIKHNPEHNPISVDGTDVDYWDNFLYPVVFNATGHPALTIPLGLNREGLPVGVQVVGPMYSEKQLIAFAKLIEPLHDGFVRPQPR
- a CDS encoding DUF1343 domain-containing protein, which gives rise to MQKRVRLGIERILDDRLDAVRGQKIGLVCNQASVLPESFAHAADVFAACDEFKLTTLFGPQHGIRGDVQYNMIETPHVRDERTGIMVYSLYSEVREPTEEMLSDVETIVVDLQDVGCRIYTFIYTMANCMRAAAKFGKRVVVCDRPNPINGIAVEGNITEHEFKSFVGQFELPTRHGMTIGELAKMFNEHFGIGCNLEVIEMDGWTREMWGDETGLPWILPSPNIPTVDTCIVFPATVHIEGTELSEGRGTTLPFHLNGAPFIDSYAWAAELSKFGFEGVAFRPAYFRPTFCEFAGETCGGVQIHVTDRNAFTPVIVGIAMVKTIYEMYSDNFKWRQNDYEYEFDKNPFDVVCGTDNIRKKIETGLVLQEIEASWEKGLVGFADARGPFLLY